From a region of the Candidatus Brocadia sp. genome:
- a CDS encoding DUF2283 domain-containing protein, with product MKVYYDDEVDALYLKLGDEIPEGVIELSEGVNLDTTSEDKIVGIEILHASKKMDLKTILSYTLEVEKNLVE from the coding sequence ATGAAAGTATATTATGATGATGAAGTAGATGCGTTGTACCTAAAGCTGGGTGATGAGATTCCAGAAGGAGTTATAGAACTATCTGAAGGGGTTAATTTAGATACGACTTCTGAGGACAAGATTGTAGGGATTGAAATCCTTCACGCCTCTAAAAAGATGGATTTAAAAACAATCCTATCTTACACGCTTGAAGTTGAGAAAAATTTGGTAGAGTAG
- a CDS encoding type II toxin-antitoxin system PemK/MazF family toxin: MITEGQIVLFKFPQTDQKEGKLRPALILRELPGKFNDWLICMISSNIDQLIPELDELIAPEASDFIQSGLKVPSIIRGSRLAVVDGKALLGTLGQINTERLHKIRQKLSKWILSA, from the coding sequence ATGATTACTGAAGGCCAAATTGTTCTCTTCAAATTTCCTCAAACTGATCAAAAAGAAGGAAAATTACGGCCAGCTCTTATATTACGTGAACTGCCTGGAAAATTTAACGACTGGCTTATTTGTATGATATCTTCTAATATTGATCAACTAATCCCTGAGTTAGACGAACTTATCGCTCCTGAAGCTTCTGATTTTATTCAATCTGGTTTGAAGGTGCCAAGCATTATTCGAGGCAGCAGGCTTGCCGTTGTTGATGGAAAGGCACTCCTTGGTACATTGGGACAGATTAACACAGAAAGACTACACAAAATAAGGCAAAAACTATCCAAATGGATTCTTAGCGCATAA
- a CDS encoding MBL fold metallo-hydrolase — MKQLLWGDYMRVVRSSGEYYHVKIRGVEGWIKASDTQQERLLEIVFVDIGQGDGALVITPDDRKYIIDAGEGDNMYRFLRWRFGKFRQPVIFDAAIISHSDSDHYGGFEEIFKEPNVKFRAVYHNGLMERTSVRKAGILGQPKKSGAHSYITDLVPTLEALRTFLSKPSAWKDKRYPTMLNKALEAGRFEDFKMLSAGDRHFPGHGPGSTLEIQVLGPYPETVNDTLALRWLGDVGKTKNGHSIVFRFLIGGVSIFMGGDLNLESCRLLLEKHTGLSPQPKTSEDEAALVAGGQRIFGCDIAKACHHGSADLFIPFLKSIHPIATVVSSGDDEPHAHPRADALGAMGRCGRGERPLIFSTELSRSAKESIKHPNVLREQLAALLKRITDAKTDKQRALAQKKFDEATANLDRSVAVFGAINLRTDGRKVVMAYKLEQSTPSKGWDIYQMEPIGINGPLGYQSKYDK; from the coding sequence GTGAAACAATTACTCTGGGGAGATTATATGCGTGTGGTCCGCAGCTCCGGTGAATATTATCATGTGAAGATACGTGGCGTGGAAGGCTGGATCAAGGCGAGCGATACGCAACAGGAGCGGCTGCTGGAAATCGTATTTGTAGACATCGGCCAAGGTGACGGCGCACTGGTTATTACGCCCGACGATCGCAAGTATATAATCGATGCTGGCGAGGGCGACAACATGTACCGGTTTCTGCGGTGGCGATTTGGAAAATTCCGACAGCCTGTAATTTTTGATGCGGCGATTATCTCGCATTCTGACTCGGACCATTATGGTGGATTCGAGGAGATATTTAAAGAGCCAAACGTGAAATTTCGCGCCGTGTATCACAATGGACTTATGGAACGCACATCGGTAAGAAAAGCAGGAATATTGGGCCAACCAAAGAAATCTGGCGCTCATTCTTATATTACAGACCTCGTGCCAACGCTGGAAGCCTTGAGAACGTTTCTCTCAAAGCCTTCAGCATGGAAGGATAAGAGATATCCGACTATGCTGAACAAGGCATTGGAGGCTGGCCGGTTTGAAGACTTTAAAATGCTCAGCGCAGGTGATCGCCATTTCCCAGGTCATGGACCCGGTTCCACGCTTGAGATACAGGTGTTAGGCCCTTATCCGGAGACAGTAAATGACACATTAGCCCTGCGGTGGCTGGGAGATGTGGGCAAGACAAAGAATGGTCACTCCATTGTGTTTCGCTTCCTTATCGGCGGGGTATCTATCTTTATGGGAGGGGATTTGAACTTGGAATCCTGTCGTCTGCTGCTTGAGAAACACACGGGGTTATCCCCGCAACCGAAAACTTCCGAGGACGAAGCTGCGCTTGTGGCTGGCGGCCAACGCATTTTCGGCTGTGACATCGCAAAAGCGTGCCATCACGGCAGCGCGGATTTATTCATTCCATTCCTGAAGTCTATTCACCCTATTGCCACGGTCGTCTCCAGCGGGGACGATGAACCGCACGCCCATCCGCGAGCCGATGCTCTTGGGGCTATGGGACGATGCGGTCGTGGAGAGAGACCACTGATTTTCAGTACCGAGTTATCCCGCTCAGCCAAGGAAAGCATCAAGCACCCCAACGTACTTCGCGAACAACTGGCGGCCTTGTTAAAACGGATTACCGACGCAAAGACTGACAAGCAAAGGGCGTTAGCCCAAAAAAAATTCGACGAGGCAACAGCAAACCTTGACCGGAGCGTCGCAGTCTTCGGTGCGATTAACCTCCGCACTGATGGCAGGAAGGTTGTTATGGCATACAAGCTGGAACAATCCACACCTTCTAAAGGTTGGGACATTTACCAGATGGAGCCGATCGGAATCAATGGTCCTCTGGGATATCAGAGCAAGTATGACAAATGA
- a CDS encoding ammonia-forming cytochrome c nitrite reductase subunit c552: protein MNHQPPAPLRYRSKILYLSITLAFAAATVGIIFLLKNVMQRKEEAKQHVFRVVELTEDTIDPVIWGKNYPRQYDGYRRTVDTERTRHGGSEAFNRLEEYPRWREIFLGYAFGVDYREDRGHAYMLSDQDITERIKIIKQTGACLHCHASILTAYRETGLKAGIPADEAHRQEQIIKGFEIVCAMPYSEARTLVSHPVSCVDCHDPDTLQLRVTRPAFLKALQALASSDSPLPHLPSIERWRKDGRKGEYDVNTMATRQEMRSFACGQCHVEYYFKGDGKLVTYPWHNGMRVDQIEAYYDETGFKDWTHKTSGAPMLKAQHPEFEMWSQGIHARSGVSCADCHMPFKREGAIKISDHHVRSPLLNISNACQTCHHIPESELKARITLIQDNTRDLMSRTEVAVVDLIHALQRAQELGIPAESLKTAQSLHRKAQWRLDFVAAENSMGFHAPQEAARILGEAIDYARQGQLETLRLQALATTKDKP from the coding sequence ATGAATCATCAACCACCAGCACCCCTCCGGTATCGTTCAAAGATTCTCTATTTATCCATAACTCTCGCGTTTGCGGCGGCAACGGTGGGTATTATTTTTCTTTTAAAAAATGTCATGCAGCGGAAAGAAGAGGCAAAGCAACATGTGTTTCGGGTAGTGGAACTAACGGAGGACACCATTGACCCTGTTATCTGGGGGAAAAATTATCCGCGTCAATACGACGGCTATCGCCGTACGGTTGATACAGAACGTACCCGGCATGGCGGAAGCGAGGCCTTCAACAGACTTGAAGAATATCCGCGCTGGCGTGAGATCTTTTTGGGATATGCCTTCGGTGTGGATTATCGGGAAGACCGAGGCCATGCCTACATGCTGTCTGACCAGGACATAACGGAACGAATCAAAATCATCAAACAGACGGGGGCATGCCTGCACTGTCATGCATCCATCCTGACTGCCTATCGCGAGACGGGCTTGAAGGCCGGAATACCAGCGGACGAAGCACACCGACAGGAACAGATCATAAAAGGTTTTGAAATAGTCTGCGCCATGCCCTATAGTGAGGCCCGCACCCTGGTCTCTCATCCGGTATCATGCGTGGATTGTCATGATCCGGACACCCTGCAATTACGCGTTACCCGGCCAGCCTTTCTTAAGGCGCTTCAGGCGCTCGCCAGCTCAGACAGCCCCTTACCTCATTTACCCAGCATTGAACGCTGGCGCAAAGACGGTCGTAAAGGCGAGTATGATGTCAACACCATGGCAACACGGCAGGAGATGCGTTCGTTTGCCTGCGGTCAATGCCACGTGGAGTATTACTTTAAAGGTGATGGTAAGCTCGTAACGTATCCGTGGCACAACGGCATGAGGGTAGACCAGATCGAGGCCTATTATGATGAAACGGGCTTCAAGGATTGGACGCACAAAACCAGCGGTGCACCCATGCTCAAAGCACAACACCCTGAGTTTGAAATGTGGAGTCAGGGAATTCACGCCCGCAGCGGTGTGTCTTGCGCAGATTGCCACATGCCTTTCAAACGCGAAGGCGCAATAAAAATCAGCGACCACCATGTACGGAGCCCGTTGCTTAATATCTCCAATGCGTGCCAAACCTGTCATCACATCCCCGAATCGGAACTCAAGGCGCGCATCACATTGATCCAGGACAACACAAGGGACTTGATGAGTCGCACTGAGGTTGCAGTCGTTGACCTTATTCACGCCTTGCAACGTGCACAGGAATTGGGAATACCTGCAGAATCATTGAAAACGGCACAATCCCTGCACCGCAAGGCGCAGTGGAGGTTAGACTTTGTGGCAGCAGAAAATTCGATGGGTTTTCATGCCCCCCAGGAAGCCGCACGTATCCTGGGTGAAGCAATCGATTATGCACGGCAGGGACAGCTTGAAACCCTGAGATTACAAGCCCTGGCGACGACAAAGGACAAACCGTAA
- a CDS encoding type 1 glutamine amidotransferase domain-containing protein, producing the protein MDYVSPRGGYTPIDPHSLAMADDTDWTWYQTKEFMNRLGATLKPSEVKPDDYVAIYFAGGHGVIWDFPDNEELQAISRRIYESGGYVSSVCHGAAGLLNIKMSDGTLLVKGKKVTGFSNEEEKLAELDKYVPFLTETELVNRGAIYHKADEPWAAYAVEDGRLISGQNPASGDAVAELLLKALERSA; encoded by the coding sequence GTGGACTATGTCAGTCCCAGAGGCGGCTATACACCGATTGACCCCCATAGCCTTGCTATGGCAGATGACACTGACTGGACATGGTATCAGACAAAGGAGTTTATGAATCGGCTTGGCGCCACGTTGAAGCCAAGTGAAGTCAAGCCAGATGATTATGTGGCCATCTACTTTGCAGGCGGCCATGGTGTCATTTGGGATTTTCCAGACAACGAGGAACTCCAGGCCATTAGCCGAAGGATTTATGAAAGCGGTGGCTATGTGTCGTCGGTTTGTCATGGAGCCGCGGGCCTGCTGAACATAAAGATGTCCGATGGCACCCTGCTCGTGAAAGGGAAGAAGGTCACAGGCTTCTCAAACGAAGAGGAGAAACTAGCCGAGCTTGATAAGTATGTGCCCTTCTTGACCGAGACCGAGTTGGTTAATCGCGGAGCCATCTACCACAAGGCGGATGAGCCTTGGGCAGCATATGCTGTTGAAGACGGGAGACTCATTAGTGGCCAAAACCCGGCTTCGGGTGATGCCGTCGCTGAATTGTTGCTCAAGGCTCTTGAGAGAAGTGCCTAA
- a CDS encoding DUF4160 domain-containing protein: MPTVLRVEAYRFFFYAGDRDEPLHVHVERDDKIAKFWLDPVRLQSSEGFSRAEIGKIRRIINEYHSKLLEAWHEYFGN; this comes from the coding sequence ATGCCAACTGTCTTAAGAGTTGAAGCATACCGTTTTTTCTTTTATGCGGGAGACCGAGATGAACCGCTGCATGTTCACGTTGAGCGCGATGACAAAATTGCAAAATTCTGGCTTGATCCAGTTAGACTGCAAAGTAGTGAGGGATTTAGCCGTGCGGAAATAGGTAAAATCCGGAGGATTATTAATGAGTATCATTCAAAATTGTTGGAGGCATGGCATGAATATTTCGGCAATTGA
- a CDS encoding DUF2281 domain-containing protein, giving the protein MRLLLWVSGGYDMSLTERIIENVKTLPELKQREVLDFVEYLRSRAEKEEKIEWNALSLSSAMRGMEDEKSPYSMNDLKETFS; this is encoded by the coding sequence TTGAGGTTGTTATTATGGGTAAGTGGAGGATATGATATGAGCCTTACAGAAAGAATTATTGAAAATGTAAAAACATTGCCCGAACTAAAACAAAGAGAAGTTCTCGATTTTGTTGAATATTTACGATCAAGAGCAGAAAAAGAAGAAAAAATCGAATGGAATGCCCTTTCGCTTTCGTCAGCTATGCGAGGAATGGAAGACGAAAAATCTCCATATTCTATGAATGATTTAAAGGAAACCTTTTCATGA
- a CDS encoding aspartyl protease family protein: MKKITYPSSRYYVGQTGQFKQAYATVEVIGPTGIVATTIWAVVDTGAVFTQFPQAIATAIKLSPSTSIKQSVMLADGSTTTMDLYPNVGFKFEGKPLPTTKIIFHPSGNSPAIIGLETIQAAVELGFDSQSWHWV; encoded by the coding sequence ATGAAAAAGATTACTTATCCATCCAGTAGATACTATGTGGGTCAGACAGGGCAATTCAAGCAAGCCTATGCAACCGTAGAAGTAATTGGACCTACAGGGATTGTTGCTACCACAATTTGGGCAGTAGTTGACACCGGGGCAGTATTTACTCAATTTCCTCAGGCAATAGCAACGGCAATAAAATTATCTCCATCCACTAGCATTAAGCAAAGTGTTATGTTGGCGGATGGTTCGACAACTACGATGGATTTATATCCTAACGTCGGATTCAAGTTTGAAGGTAAGCCTTTACCAACAACAAAAATTATCTTTCATCCCTCTGGCAATAGCCCTGCGATAATCGGCTTAGAGACCATACAAGCGGCAGTTGAACTGGGCTTTGATTCACAAAGTTGGCATTGGGTATAA
- the queC gene encoding 7-cyano-7-deazaguanine synthase QueC encodes MNDLAIVLVSGGMDSCITAALARTQHELALLHVNYGQRTESRELKAFHDIASHYRVPKERILITSIDYLSKIGGSSLTDPRMNVQDAQVPAREIPTSYVPFRNTHLLTIAVSWGEVIGARKIFIGAVEQDNPGYPDCRPVYYEAFNNLVRVGTRPTTRIEVETPLIHMRKSEIVKLGISLGAPLNLSWSCYKNTEKACGQCHSCFLRLKAFLDAGVKDPIPYVLI; translated from the coding sequence ATGAATGACTTGGCAATTGTACTGGTCAGCGGCGGCATGGATAGTTGTATAACGGCAGCTCTTGCACGTACACAGCATGAACTCGCCCTCCTGCACGTGAACTACGGTCAGCGTACGGAGTCGAGAGAACTCAAGGCCTTTCACGACATTGCATCGCACTACCGCGTACCGAAGGAGAGAATTCTTATAACAAGCATCGACTACCTGAGTAAGATCGGAGGATCGAGCCTGACCGACCCGCGTATGAACGTGCAGGACGCTCAGGTACCTGCCAGAGAAATCCCCACTTCGTATGTCCCGTTCCGGAATACCCACCTCCTGACTATTGCCGTCTCATGGGGTGAAGTTATCGGCGCGCGGAAGATATTTATCGGCGCTGTAGAGCAGGACAACCCGGGCTATCCCGATTGCAGACCTGTCTATTACGAGGCCTTCAATAACCTCGTCAGGGTGGGTACCAGGCCAACAACGCGTATCGAGGTGGAGACGCCCCTGATACACATGAGGAAATCAGAGATTGTAAAACTGGGCATTTCTCTAGGGGCGCCGCTCAATCTGAGCTGGTCATGTTACAAAAACACCGAAAAGGCGTGCGGTCAGTGCCATAGTTGCTTCTTGCGCCTAAAGGCCTTTCTGGATGCCGGAGTCAAAGACCCGATTCCGTACGTTCTTATTTAA
- a CDS encoding ISNCY family transposase has product MRKRFEQQLKLGIIPISGVKLPIKSRDELPPILRALQHIYVTPELNEEVFRILEAKVTKGKKKTGRYGMDLWHILVLSVVRLGLDADYDRLEDFANHHKLIRQIMGVETAFGEAKVFSMQSIKDNIRLLDEETLRQINEVVISSGHQLVKKKDEGLCIKVDTYVLETNVHFPTDMNLLWDAGRKSLDMIEDAIEEGILAGKGWRKSKYWRRELKKLMRISAKASSSGGKNKEEHVRSYLELSRGLSEKIGASLLAIYEKVLTTNQVDKHAGKIGTLEYFHGMLNKQIDLVERRVIRDEVIPAAEKVHSLFEPHTEWLYKGKSNKRVELGHNILVASDQWGFIVDHVVGEKQADVSLVIPLADRLLSRYGEGTIKSISFDKGFYKKENKELLSLYIPEVILPKKGKKNKAEQEEESGKTFKKLRHKHSAVESDINRLEHHGLDRCPDKGLHAFKRYCAMGVLAANLHKLGNVLQEKARKQCEKLRKAA; this is encoded by the coding sequence ATGAGAAAGAGATTTGAGCAGCAATTGAAGCTTGGCATCATACCCATTTCAGGGGTAAAACTGCCAATAAAGAGTCGAGATGAGCTACCACCGATACTGAGGGCGTTGCAACATATCTATGTTACACCGGAGTTGAACGAGGAGGTATTCCGGATATTAGAGGCGAAGGTAACGAAGGGGAAGAAAAAGACGGGAAGATATGGGATGGATTTATGGCATATTTTGGTGTTGTCGGTGGTAAGATTAGGGTTAGATGCCGATTATGACAGGTTGGAGGATTTTGCCAACCATCACAAACTTATCAGGCAGATAATGGGGGTTGAGACGGCATTTGGAGAGGCGAAGGTTTTTTCGATGCAGAGCATCAAGGACAATATAAGATTGTTGGATGAGGAGACCCTCAGGCAGATAAATGAAGTGGTGATATCATCGGGGCATCAGTTGGTTAAAAAAAAGGACGAAGGACTGTGTATTAAGGTGGATACGTATGTGTTAGAGACGAATGTACACTTTCCGACCGATATGAATTTATTGTGGGATGCGGGACGCAAGAGTCTGGACATGATAGAGGATGCAATAGAGGAAGGCATCCTGGCGGGGAAAGGATGGCGCAAGAGCAAATATTGGAGGAGAGAGTTAAAAAAGCTGATGAGGATAAGCGCAAAGGCGTCAAGCAGCGGGGGGAAAAACAAGGAAGAGCATGTGAGGAGTTACTTGGAATTATCGAGGGGTTTGAGTGAAAAGATAGGAGCGAGTCTGTTAGCCATCTACGAAAAGGTGCTAACGACGAACCAGGTAGACAAGCATGCAGGGAAAATAGGGACACTGGAGTATTTTCACGGGATGTTGAATAAACAGATAGACCTGGTGGAGAGAAGGGTGATCCGGGATGAGGTAATACCGGCGGCAGAAAAGGTTCATTCGTTGTTTGAGCCGCATACGGAGTGGCTGTACAAAGGCAAGTCAAACAAAAGGGTAGAGTTGGGACATAATATTCTGGTAGCAAGCGATCAGTGGGGTTTCATCGTGGACCATGTGGTAGGAGAAAAACAGGCGGATGTATCGTTGGTAATTCCATTGGCAGATAGGTTGTTGAGCCGTTACGGAGAAGGCACAATAAAGAGTATAAGTTTTGATAAAGGTTTTTACAAGAAAGAGAATAAAGAGTTGCTGAGTTTGTATATACCAGAGGTAATCCTTCCCAAGAAGGGCAAGAAGAATAAGGCGGAACAGGAAGAGGAATCGGGTAAGACATTTAAGAAGCTAAGGCACAAGCACTCGGCGGTAGAATCGGATATCAATCGTTTGGAGCATCACGGCTTGGATAGGTGTCCGGACAAAGGGCTGCATGCCTTTAAAAGATATTGTGCAATGGGCGTGTTAGCTGCGAATTTGCACAAGCTGGGAAACGTGCTGCAGGAGAAGGCACGGAAGCAGTGCGAAAAGTTGCGAAAAGCCGCCTAA
- the nrfH gene encoding cytochrome c nitrite reductase small subunit, whose amino-acid sequence MSLCCCGGIFVGLCCYTFYYANGASYLSNEPAACVNCHIMREQYDDWQKANHHAVATCNDCHIPHEFIAKYVTKLKNGFWHSKGFTLQDFHEPIRILPANRVVLQKNCLYCHRAFVSEIATHPGNDQQMLDCIHCHSRVGHGPSR is encoded by the coding sequence ATGTCCCTCTGTTGCTGTGGGGGAATTTTTGTTGGTTTATGCTGCTACACATTTTATTATGCAAACGGGGCATCCTATTTGTCCAACGAGCCTGCAGCATGCGTTAACTGCCATATCATGCGGGAACAATACGATGACTGGCAAAAGGCAAATCATCATGCGGTTGCAACCTGCAACGATTGCCATATACCCCATGAGTTTATCGCAAAATATGTTACCAAGCTCAAAAACGGCTTCTGGCACTCAAAGGGTTTTACCTTGCAGGATTTTCATGAACCCATCCGGATTCTGCCGGCAAACCGTGTTGTTTTGCAAAAGAATTGTTTGTATTGTCATAGGGCATTTGTAAGCGAGATTGCTACCCATCCGGGCAATGATCAGCAAATGCTGGACTGTATCCACTGTCATAGTCGTGTCGGCCACGGCCCGTCGCGCTAA
- a CDS encoding transposase, whose translation MKAEPVKGWNVFKQIFSEHWEGFKRKYPRYSKQCYDEQVKKMLQCGNPEEMGYRRYLCFCCGEGNRVVSMSCKSAMCLRCGKVYVNEWVSQVSKMLHEGIIYRHIVLTVPERLRKTFYNHTEELLGKLMSGGVKCLDEFFSRVSRKEIRGRYIVVLQTHGRNGQYNPHLHIIATSGGMDKNSRRWEHLEYLPYPMLHKKWQWYLLEMVREGIDTEEIEELVDSCYRSYPKGFVANVQKGEVPGRYESLARYLAKYVVSPPISIRRIDGYDGETVRYHYRSYKTEQVEEERVDVYTFIGRMIQHALPKGFKRIRYYGVQATKTFEQVQEIIREVLSKVKRVLKGAVKIYSRCS comes from the coding sequence ATGAAGGCAGAACCAGTGAAGGGATGGAATGTATTCAAGCAGATATTCTCAGAACATTGGGAAGGATTTAAGAGGAAGTATCCGAGGTATAGTAAGCAATGCTATGATGAACAAGTAAAAAAGATGTTGCAGTGCGGTAATCCGGAAGAGATGGGATATAGAAGGTATTTATGTTTTTGCTGTGGAGAGGGAAACCGAGTGGTATCGATGAGTTGTAAGAGTGCAATGTGTTTGAGATGTGGGAAGGTGTATGTGAATGAGTGGGTAAGTCAGGTAAGCAAGATGTTGCATGAAGGGATAATCTATCGGCATATCGTGTTGACGGTGCCGGAGAGATTAAGGAAAACGTTTTACAATCATACAGAAGAGTTATTGGGAAAGCTGATGTCGGGAGGGGTAAAGTGTTTGGATGAATTTTTTAGTAGAGTCAGCAGGAAGGAGATAAGGGGCAGATACATAGTAGTGTTACAGACCCATGGAAGAAACGGGCAGTATAATCCGCATCTTCATATTATAGCGACGAGCGGTGGGATGGATAAAAATAGCCGGAGGTGGGAGCATTTGGAGTATTTACCGTATCCGATGTTGCATAAGAAGTGGCAGTGGTATTTACTGGAGATGGTGAGGGAGGGGATAGATACGGAAGAGATAGAGGAGTTGGTGGATAGTTGTTACAGGAGCTATCCGAAAGGGTTTGTAGCGAATGTGCAGAAGGGGGAGGTGCCTGGTCGATATGAGAGTTTGGCGAGATATTTGGCGAAATACGTGGTGAGTCCACCGATATCGATAAGGAGAATAGATGGATATGATGGTGAGACGGTAAGATATCATTACCGATCATATAAGACGGAGCAGGTAGAGGAAGAACGGGTGGACGTGTATACGTTTATCGGGAGGATGATCCAGCATGCACTTCCGAAAGGGTTTAAAAGGATAAGATATTATGGGGTGCAAGCGACAAAGACGTTTGAACAGGTGCAGGAGATTATTCGAGAAGTCTTGTCAAAAGTTAAAAGGGTATTGAAGGGAGCGGTGAAGATATACTCAAGATGCTCATAA
- a CDS encoding glycosyltransferase family 9 protein, which yields MYLELINGRYYADAVSRFDQSDISHLFVKNAEIPRRFRERLSSMDLIISFVSDKEGVFSQNLNTVKAGRIIHYDPFPAGDEVIHMIDHFLRSLDALDITCADIIPKIFLNDEDVRFGDDFVKNSIPGSKSMLVAIHPGSGSKQKCWPVKRFVALINWLNQELQAHAIIVSGPADQGIPERLKGQVGDDFTVADQLPLSKLASVIKRCNLFIGNDSGVTHLAAALGIHTIALFGPTDPKVWGPRGKLVKILYQKVSCSPCRAETRKDCITQRCLENIQIEDVMREIRQRN from the coding sequence ATGTACCTGGAACTTATCAACGGGCGCTATTATGCGGATGCGGTCAGCCGGTTTGATCAATCGGACATTTCTCATCTCTTTGTTAAAAATGCTGAGATACCGCGGCGATTCCGGGAAAGACTTTCTTCTATGGATTTGATTATATCGTTTGTTTCTGACAAGGAGGGGGTTTTCTCTCAAAATCTGAATACGGTAAAGGCCGGGCGCATTATTCACTATGATCCGTTTCCTGCTGGTGATGAAGTTATTCACATGATTGATCATTTTCTGCGATCCTTGGACGCCCTGGATATTACCTGTGCGGATATAATCCCAAAGATATTTTTAAACGATGAGGACGTCAGGTTTGGTGATGATTTTGTAAAAAACAGCATTCCTGGTTCAAAAAGCATGCTGGTTGCCATTCACCCCGGCAGTGGCAGCAAACAAAAATGCTGGCCGGTGAAAAGATTTGTCGCACTGATAAACTGGCTCAATCAGGAACTACAAGCGCATGCCATTATTGTTTCCGGTCCTGCTGACCAAGGAATTCCTGAACGATTAAAGGGGCAAGTGGGTGATGATTTTACCGTAGCCGATCAACTTCCCTTATCGAAACTGGCCTCGGTAATAAAACGATGCAATCTCTTTATTGGAAATGATTCTGGGGTCACGCACTTAGCCGCTGCTCTTGGTATTCATACCATTGCCCTCTTTGGCCCGACTGATCCAAAAGTTTGGGGGCCTCGGGGTAAGTTGGTAAAAATCCTTTATCAAAAAGTGTCTTGCAGTCCATGCAGGGCGGAAACGAGGAAAGATTGTATTACACAAAGATGTTTGGAAAACATACAGATTGAAGATGTCATGCGTGAAATACGGCAGAGGAATTGA
- a CDS encoding radical SAM protein, with translation MKINEIFKSIQGETSYAGLPCIFIRITGCNLRCSYCDTTYAYEEGTEMPIGSILERVAGFNIKLVCVTGGEPLSDKDTPSLIEELLGKNYTVLVETNGSYDIRMIPQGAIKIMDIKCPDSGMSHLMHWQNIKYLTKRDEVKFVLHSRSDYEWAKDVIGKYRLSEIAQVLMGTVFDALLPSTVAQWILDDNLPVRFQLQLHKCIWDPQARGV, from the coding sequence ATGAAAATAAATGAGATCTTTAAAAGCATTCAGGGTGAGACTTCGTATGCCGGCCTGCCGTGTATCTTCATACGCATCACGGGATGCAATCTGCGGTGCAGCTACTGCGATACCACCTATGCCTATGAAGAAGGGACGGAGATGCCCATTGGCTCCATCCTTGAGCGCGTTGCCGGATTCAATATCAAATTAGTCTGCGTAACCGGCGGTGAACCTCTGTCGGATAAGGATACACCATCCCTGATAGAAGAATTACTCGGCAAAAATTACACGGTTCTCGTTGAAACCAACGGCAGCTACGACATTCGTATGATTCCGCAAGGAGCCATAAAAATTATGGACATTAAGTGCCCTGACAGCGGGATGAGTCATTTGATGCACTGGCAAAATATTAAGTATTTAACGAAAAGAGACGAGGTGAAATTTGTCCTGCATTCCCGAAGTGATTACGAATGGGCAAAAGACGTGATAGGGAAGTATCGTTTATCAGAGATTGCACAGGTATTGATGGGGACGGTTTTTGACGCCCTGCTGCCAAGCACGGTAGCCCAGTGGATTTTAGACGACAATCTCCCGGTGCGATTCCAACTGCAACTCCATAAATGTATCTGGGACCCTCAGGCACGGGGTGTTTAA
- a CDS encoding DUF2442 domain-containing protein encodes MNISAIETEIPKAADVKVTDDTLSVDLSDGRTISVPLEWFPRLVHASLEERNNWRLIGKGHGIHWEDIDEDISVKGLLAGKPSGESQTSFKKWLNQRQSRLTNRST; translated from the coding sequence ATGAATATTTCGGCAATTGAAACAGAAATTCCAAAAGCAGCAGATGTAAAAGTAACAGATGATACCTTGAGTGTCGATCTAAGCGATGGAAGGACAATATCTGTCCCGCTTGAGTGGTTTCCACGCCTGGTGCATGCTTCATTAGAAGAGCGAAATAACTGGAGGCTAATAGGTAAAGGTCATGGTATTCATTGGGAAGACATTGACGAAGATATAAGCGTGAAAGGATTATTAGCGGGTAAACCATCAGGAGAGAGTCAAACTTCATTTAAAAAATGGTTAAATCAAAGACAGTCACGCCTAACAAATCGCTCCACCTGA